One Gossypium hirsutum isolate 1008001.06 chromosome A11, Gossypium_hirsutum_v2.1, whole genome shotgun sequence genomic window carries:
- the LOC107888787 gene encoding uncharacterized protein yields the protein MSTRATRERGRGRGRGSTQAGSSSSKHIPTEVARSPPVDENGPYDRAAGDDALSRAMLRVLERVAGANIGPMNRGSISERFRANGAEVFGGISRVAPNVAEYWLEATERIIDDLNCTVEQKLKGAVSLLRDEACPWWITVREGTPAERVTWELFKQSFKAKYVGASYVDARRKEFLNLTQGGKTIAKYEAEFLRLSRYASGIVSTEFERSVRFEDGLRNELMVLVAPQRERNFAALVEKAKIAEEVKQAERKNCDRDRNQFRRDVGPTGAANRNVKRARMEELIRAVPVNTVRPQACGDCGRMHLGECWKRSGACLRCGSEEHKIKDCPRRPAQAHVVEQRAVQPVQPARGGPPPSRGRGQGRGGNGHGRGAPGRGTVNTEARQPALVYAARRREEGDAPDVIIGTFFYL from the coding sequence atgagtacgagagctactcGAGAAAGAGgtcgtggtcgaggccgaggtagtactcaagctggatcttcgtcttctAAACACATACCCACTGAGGTAGCACGATCACCACCGGTGGATGAGAACGGGCCGTATGATCGAGCCGCGGGGGATGACGCTCTGTCTCGGGCCATGttaagagttttggaaagggtggccggagccaatatcgggcccatgaatagggggtccatttctgagcgaTTCCGGGCCAATGGAGCGGAAGTCTTTGGAGGTATATctagagtagccccaaatgtggctgagtactggctggaagccacgGAGCGAATTATAGATGACCTGAACTGCACAGTAGAGCAAAAGTTAAAAGGGGCAGTGTCTTTGCTACGGGACGAGGCATGTCCAtggtggatcactgtgagagagggtaccccagctgagagggtaacttgggagttgtttAAGCAGTCTTTCAAGGCGAAGTAtgtcggagctagctatgtggatgcacgaagaaaggaattcctgaaccTGACTCAGGGTGGTAAGACCATTGCtaaatatgaggcagagtttctgcgaTTGAGCCGGTATGCTAGTGGTATTGTCTCTACTGAATTCGAGCGTagtgttcgctttgaggatggtctcaggAATGAGCTAATGGTACTcgtagctccgcagagagagcgcaATTTTGCTGCACTagtagaaaaggctaagatagctgAAGAGGTGAAGCAAGCTGAACGAAAGAACTGCGACAGGGATCGAAACCAGTTTAGAAGAGATGTTGGACCAACTGGTGCTGCAAaccggaatgttaagagagctaggatggaagAACTAATTCGAGCGGTTCCGGTGAATACTgttagaccacaagcttgtggagattgtggtagaatgcatctgggggaatgttggaaacgttctggggcttgtcttcgttgtggatcAGAGGAACATAAGATCAAGGATTGCCCTAGGAGGCCAGCTCAGGCTCATGTGGTTGAACAAAGGGCTGTGCAACCTGTCCAACCAGCACGAGGTGGACCGCCGCCGTCGAGAGGTCGTGGCCAAGGTCGCGGTGGCAATGGccatggacgtggggcacctggcaggggtactGTTAacactgaggctcgtcagccagctttggtatatgctgctcgtcgccgcgaggagggtgacgcacctgatgtcataattGGTACATTTTTTTATCTCTGA
- the LOC107955964 gene encoding uncharacterized protein has protein sequence MSVAVLDSKTVTRFVEAKEAFKKCVEKYFKMVDSNGNGVICRRKLREGLDLLFTVEHESTVSKEDIDNFHCMIFDKFDEDRNGKLDLYEFAALVKEIMMAMARGMGSLPVIVALDQDSLLMMAVQHEIGS, from the coding sequence atgAGTGTAGCAGTTCTTGATAGCAAAACAGTGACGAGATTCGTGGAAGCAAAAGAAGCATTCAAGAAATGCGTGGAAAAGTACTTCAAAATGGTGGATTCCAACGGGAACGGAGTGATTTGTCGGAGGAAACTTAGAGAAGGGCTGGATTTGCTTTTCACGGTGGAACATGAATCCACGGTGTCCAAAGAAGATATTGACAATTTTCACTGCATGATATTCGATAAGTTCGATGAGGATCGCAATGGGAAGCTGGATCTCTATGAGTTCGCGGCGCTGGTGAAGGAGATCATGATGGCCATGGCTCGTGGGATGGGCAGTTTGCCCGTCATCGTGGCTCTCGATCAAGATAGCTTGCTCATGATGGCGGTTCAACATGAAATTGGCTCCTAA